The Pseudoxanthomonas sp. genome segment CGCTGGGCGCGTTCGGCGCCGACGTGCTGCGCTCGCCGTACGGCCTGTGGGTGCACGAGACCGCCCCGGGCGAACTGGAGCTGTTCGTCACCGACAGCTACATGGCCGACTTCCGCACCATGACGCTGCCGCCGATGGCCGAACTGGACGGTCGCGTGAAGCGCTTCCAGGTCCGCGTCGAGGACGGCGGCAAGCTGGAAACCCGCCTGCTCGGCCAGTTCGGCGACACCGGCCCCGCCGGCGCGCTGCGCATGGTCGAGTCGATCGCCGGGGACCCGGCGCACGGGCGCCTGCTGGTCGCCGAAGAGGACCGGCGTGTGGGGTCCACGCTGCGCGACTACCGGCTGGCCACCGGCACCTACAACGGCCACAGCCTGCCGGTGTTCGACGCCGATGCCGAGGGCATCGCGCTGTGGTCGTGCAGCGCCGACGGCGGCTACTGGGTCACGGTCGACCAGCTGACGCCCACGCGTTTCCGCCTGTTCGAGCGCGCCACGCTGGCGCCGGCCGGAGTGTTTTCCGGCCAGGTGACCGCCAATACCGACGGCGAGACCGTCTACGCGATGCCCACGCCGCGCTTCCCGGCGGGCGCGCTGTTCGCCCTGCACAACGACGTGGCGCTGGCCGCGTTCGACCTGCGCGACATCGCCCGCGCGCTCGACCTGCAAGGCGATTGCCCGCGGTGAAGGCGCGCCTGCTGGCCCTGGCCTGCGGCATCGCCGTGCTGGTCGGCAGCGCAGGCGACGCTGACGCCGCGCGCCTGTACCGCTGGAAGGACAAACAAGGCTATACCCAGTACGGCGACCAGCCGCCCCCGCCGGACCAGCTGGCCGGCAGCGGGGTGGACGTGATGCGCTTCCGCAATCCGCCCAGCGCGCTGGTCCGCCTGCGCCTGGAGAAGCAGGGCGGGCGCTACGAAGCCTGGGCCGACAACCTGATGCACGGGCCGGTGGAAGTGCAGCTCGGCTTCCGCCGCCAGCGCGATGTCCGCAGCGCACCCGCCCTGCCCGCACGCGCGGTGGTGCCGGCGCGCAGCAGCGTGCGGGTGGCCGATATCAGCGTGACCGATCCGCTGCGCGGCGGCGATTTCGAACTGACCCTCGATGGCATGCCCGGCGATCCGGCCAGCCGGCCGCAGGACTACGAGTACCGCCTGCCGTTCGACTACGGCCGCGTGCGCGTGGACCAAGGGCCGGGCGGGCGCTTCAGCCACAGCGACGCGCAGAACCTGCACGCGGTCGACTTCGCCGTGCCCGAAGGCACGCGGATCGTCGCCGCCCGCGAGGGCCTGGTGATGCAGGTGGAGTCCGACTTCGACAAGGCCGGCCTGAACCGCGAGAAATACGGCGGCCGCGCCAACTTCATCCGCATCCTGCACCCCGACGGCAGCATGGCGCTGTACGCCCACCTGAAGGCCGAGGGCGCCCAGGTGCGCGTGGGCCAGTACGTCAGCAAGGGCCAGTACATCGGCCTGTCGGGCAACACCGGCTTCTCGACCGCGCCGCACCTGCATTTCGTGGTGCAGGCCAACCGCGGCATGCGGCTGGAATCGGTGCCGTTCCGCATGTTCGGGCCGCTGGGACAGCTGCAGTTCCCGTCCAGCCGCTGAGCGCGCGACGGCGATCCGGCCGGCGCAGGCCGCTATAATCGCGCCCCCTCCCCGCTTCCGCCACGCCCGCCCGGGCGCCCGCCCCATGTCCGATCCGAACAGCCCCGTGGCGCCCGAAGCGGCACGCCGCCGCACCTTCGCCATCATTTCCCACCCCGACGCCGGCAAGACCACGCTGACCGAGAAGCTGCTGCTGTTCGGCGGCGCCATCCAGATGGCCGGCTCGGTGAAGGGCCGCAAGGCCGCGCGCCACGCGACGTCCGACTGGATGGCGCTGGAAAAGGAGCGCGGCATCTCGGTCACCTCGTCGGTGATGCAGTTCCCGTACGAAGGCAAGATCGTCAACCTGCTGGACACGCCGGGCCACGCCGACTTCGGCGAGGACACCTACCGCGTGCTGACGGCGGTGGACAGCGCGCTGATGGTCATCGACGTGGCCAAGGGCGTCGAGGAACGCACGATCAAGCTGATGGAAGTCTGCCGCCTGCGCGACACGCCCATCATGACCTTCATCAACAAGCTGGACCGCGAAGGCAAGGATCCGATCGAACTGCTGGACGAAGTGGAAAGCGTGCTGGGCATCCAGTGCGCGCCGGTCACCTGGCCGATCGGCATGGGCCAGCGCCTGAAGGGCGTGGTGCACCTGATCACCGGCGAAGTGCATCTGTACGAACCGGGCCGCAACTTCACGCGGCAGGACTCGACGATCTTCCCGTCGCTCGACGCGCCGGGTCTTGCCGAAAAGATCGGCGCCGAGATGCTGGCGCAGCTGCGCGACGAACTGGAACTGGTGCAGGGCGCCAGCCATCCGTTCGACAAGCAGGCCTACCTCGACGGCAGGCAGACGCCGGTGTTCTTCGGCTCGGGCGTCAACAACTTCGGCGTGCAGCCGCTGCTGGACTTCTTCGTCGAGCACGCACCCTCGCCGCAGCCGCGCGAGACCACAGGGCGCGAGGTACAGCCGGACGAGAACAAGCTGACCGGCTTCGTCTTCAAGATCCAGGCCAACATGGACCCGCAGCACCGCGACCGCGTGGCGTTCATGCGTGTCTGCTCGGGCCGCTTCGAGGCCGGCATGAAAACCTTCCACGTGCGCAGCGGCAAGGAGATGAAGCTGGCCAACGCGCTGACCTTCATGGCCAGCGACCGTGAGATCGCCGCCGAGGCGTATCCGGGCGACGTGATCGGCATCCACAACCACGGCACCATCTCCATCGGCGACACCTTCACCGAGGGCGAGGCGCTGTCGTTCACGGGCATTCCCAACTTCGCGCCGGAACTGTTCCGCCGCGCGCGCCTGCGCGACCCGCTCAAGCTCAAGCAGCTGCAGAAGGGCCTGGCGCAGCTGAGCGAGGAAGGCGCCACCCAGTTCTTCCGTCCGCTGATGAGTAACGACCTGATCCTGGGCGCGGTGGGCGTGCTGCAGTTCGACGTGGTGGCCTACCGCCTGAAGGACGAGTATGGCGTGGATGCGTCGTTCGAGAACGTCAGCGTGGCCACGGCGCGCTGGATCCGCTGCGACAACGCGAAGAAGCTGGAAGAATTCCGCGACAAGAACGCGATGAACCTGGCGCTGGACGCCGCCGGCGAGCTTGTCTACCTGGCGCCGACGCGGGTGAACCTGCAACTGGCGCAGGAACGGGCGCCGGACGTGCAGTTCCTGGCCACCCGCGAGCACGCACACAGCGTGGACCTGGGCTGAAGAAGTAAGACACGGACAAGTGCGGATAAATGCGCATAAGGCCGATGAGAAAGGCTTTATCTGCCGTTATCCGCGTGTATCCGTGCCGATCAAAACGCTTTTCGGCGCAGCCATGCTGAATCCACGGCGGGCACAGGGATGCGCCGCTTGCTGCGTTGCGGTAATTTTGCCGCCATGAGCACCGACCCCACTCCGCTACGTACCCTGCGCGCGCGCAAGCGCGCCGACCACCTGATCGACCTGCGCGACGAGATCGCCAGCGCGCTGACCCACGGCCTGGGCGCGGTGCTGGCGCTGGCCGGCGGCGCGGTGCTGATCACCCTGGCGGCCATCTATGGCGACGGTTGGCAACTGGGCGCGTCCATCGTCTTCGGCGTGACCCTGCTGCTGCTCTACACCGCCTCCACGCTGTACCACGCCATCCAGCACCCGGTGGCGAAGGGACGGCTGAAGGTGTTCGACCACTGCGCGATCTACCTGCTGATCGCCGGCACCTACACGCCGTTCACCCTGATCGGCCTGCGCGGGCCATGGGGCTGGGGCCTGTTCATCGCGATCTGGACGCTGGCGTTCGCGGGCGTGGTGTTCAAGCTCTTCTATACCGGCCGTTTCAAGCTGCTGTCGACGATCATCTACATCGCGATGGGCTGGCTGGTGGTGGTGGCGATCAAGCCGTTGCTGACCTCGGTCGACCCGGTGACGCTGGGATGGATGCTGGCCGGTGGCCTGTTCTACACGCTGGGCACCTTCTTTTACCATCGCGAGTCGATCCGTTATTCGCACGCGATCTGGCATCTGTTCGTGATCGGCGGCAGCGTCTGCCATTTCGTCGCCGTCACTCAACAAGTGCTGATGCCGCGGCTGGCGTGAACCGCGCGTCCACGTTCGTGTCCCGCGCGTGAATCACGGGGCCGCGCTTCGCGGCACGTGAACATGCCGGCACACACCATGGGGCCATGCACGACGCGCCCCCCTCCCGCCGCCGCTTCGTCCTGCGTCCGCCGTCGCGCACCGCTGCGATCGCACTCGGTGTGTTGGGGGCGACGATCGTGGTGCTGGCGATCCTGTTCGAGTGGAACTGGCTTCGGCGGCCGATCGAGCGCATCGTCGAATGGCAGACCGGCCGAGGCTTCCAGATCGCCGGCGATCTGGACGTGGACCTGGGCCGGGTGACCACCGTGCGCGCGGACGCGCTGACGTTCGGCAACGCCGCCTGGTCCAAGGTCCCGGTGATGGCAGCAGTCGACCGCGCGGAACTGAGCGTGGAGATGTTTCCGCTGATCTTCCGGCGCGAAACGCGCATTCCCCGCATCCACCTTACCCGCCCGCAGCTGCGCCTGGAAAGAGGGCCGGAGGGCACCGGCAACTGGGTGTTCGGAGACCGCACGGGTGAACGCCGGACGCGCTACCGCGACCTGCGGATCGACGATGGACGACTGCTTTTCCTCGATCCCGCGCGCAGGACCGATCTCGACATCCGGCTGTCCACCCTTCGTCAGGCCACGCCCGAGCAGCCGTCGGCCGTCGAGCTGAAGGGCAAGGGTCGCTGGGCAGGCAATGCATTATCGCTGCGGGGCGAGGTGGGCTCGCCGCTGGCGCTGCGCGACACCGGGCGGCCGTACCGCATCGACCTGCGCGCGACCGCCGGCCCGACCCGCGCGCATGCGCGCGGCACGCTCACCGATCCCTTCCGCCTCCGCGACTTCGATCTGCAGCTGCGGCTGGCGGGCGAGGACATGGAAGACCTCTTCCCGCTGATCGGCATCGCCACGCCGCCCACGCCGCCGTACCGGCTGGATGGGCGCTTCCGCCGCGACGGCGACCGCTGGCGCTACGACGGCTTCACCGGCGTGGTCGGCGACAGCGACTTGGCCGGATCGGCGAGCGTGACGGTGGGTCGCGCGCGCCCGTTGCTCAACGCGAACCTGGTGTCGAAGCGGCTCGACTTCGACGACCTGGCGGGGTTCGTCGGCGCACCACCACAGACGGGCGGCGGGGAGGCCAGCAACGGCGAGCAGCGCAGCGAAGCCGCTGTATTGGCCGCCGATACGCGCCTGCTGCCGGATACGCCTTACAACCTCACCAAGCTGCGCGCGATGGATGCCGACGTGCGCTGGAAGGCGCATCGCATCAACGCGCCGGGCCTGCCCATCGAGGACATGGACGCGCACCTGCTGCTCGACGCCGGTCTGTTGCGGCTGGAGCCGCTGAACTTCGGCGTGGCCAAGGGCGACATTCGCTCGCAGATCCGCATGGATGCGCGCAGCGACACCATCCGGACGCAGGCGACCATTGCCGCGCGCGGGCTGGATCTCGGCGACCTGTTCCCGCAGGCCGAACTGACGCAGACCGCCATCGGTCGCATCGGCGGCGACATCAAGGTGACCGGCACCGGCAATTCGGTCGCCGGAATCCTGGGAACCGCGGATGGCGACATCGCGCTCGGCATGGGTCGCGGACAGATCAGCAACCTGCTGATGGAACTGGCGGGCCTGGATATCGCCGAAGCCCTGAAGTTCCTGGTCACCCGAGACAAGACCGTACCGGTGCGCTGCGCGTTCGGCGACTTCGCCGTGAACGATGGCGTGATGCAGGCGCGCGCGCTGGCGTTCGACACCAGCGACACCATCATCGTCGGCACCGGCCGGATCAGCCTGAAGGACGAGACGCTGGACCTGGAGCTGCGGCCCCGCCCGAAGGATCGCAGCATCCTCGCGTTGCGTTCGCCGCTGGTGGTCGACGGCACGTTCAAGGATCCGTCGTTCCGGCCGGACTTCAAGCGCCTTGGCCTGCGCGGTGCGGTGGCGGTCGCGCTGGGCAGCATCGCACCGCCCGCCGCGCTGCTGGCCACACTCGAGGCCGGTCCCGGCGAGGACAGCGCCTGCGGCGGTCAGTACGCGAAGTAACGGCGGCTCAGCTGGCGATGTAGCGCTGCAGCTGGTCCAGTTGCACCTGCTGGTCCTCGATCACCGCCTTGACCAGGTCGCCGATGGAGATGACGCCCACGATGGCCTCGCCTTCAGCGACCGGCAGGTGGCGGATGCGGTGCTCGGTCACCACCTGCATGCAGTGGTCGACGCTGTCGTCGGGCCGCACGGTCACCACCTTCGCCGTCATGATGTCGCGCACCGGCGTGTTGGACGACGAGCGCCCCTGCAGCACCACCTTCCGCGCGTAATCGCGCTCGGACACGATGCCGCACAGTCGCGGCCCCTGCATGGCCAGCACCGCGCCTACGCCCTTTTCGGCCATCAGCTTGATCGCATCGAGGACGGACGCATCGGGCGATACCGCGAAGACTTCAGGGGCCTTGCCCCCCAGCAACTGACGAACCGTGCGCATGGCGATCTCCTGGAAGGGGAGCGGGTCGATCTGGCCCGGCCAAGGATACTCCTGCCGACGCGGGTTGCCACGCATCGATGAGGTACAGCGGGCGCTGCTTGGACTCCTCGTAGAGCCGGCCCAGGTACTCGCCGATCAGGCCCAGCGCCACCAGCTGCGTACCACCGAGGAAGAGGATGACCGTCATCATGGTCGGCCAGCCGGCCACCGGATCGCCGAACAGCAGGGCCTTGGCGACGATGTAGAGGGCGAAGGCGAACGCCAGCAATGCCGTCAGTACACCGATATAGGTGGCGACCCGCAGCGGCGCGGTGGTAAAACTGGTGATGCCCTCCAGCGCGAAGTTCCACAGCTTCCAGAAGCCGAAGCGGCTGCGGCCCGCCACGCGCGCTTCACGGTGGTAGGGCAACGCCTTCTGGTTGAAGCCCACCCAGCCGAACAGGCCCTTCATGAAGCGATGACGCTCGCGCAGCTCGCGCAGCGCCGCCAGCGCACGCGGCGACAGCAGGCGGAAGTCTCCGGTATCGGCCGGGATCGGCGTCTTCGACAGCCGGCCGATCACGCGGTAGAACGCGTGGGCGGTGGCGCGCTTCAGCCAGCTTTCACCGTCGCGCGCGATGCGCGTACCGTGCACGTTGTCGTAGCCGGCCTGCCACTCGCGCACGAAGTCGCCGATCAATTCGGGCGGATCCTGTCCGTCGGCATCGAGGATCACCGCGGCGCCGGTCTCGACCCGGTCCAATCCCGCCGTCAGTGCCGCTTCCTTGCCGAAATTGCGCGAGAGCCGCAGCACCGACACGCGCGGATCGTTCGCCGCCAGCGTGCGCATCACCGTCCACGTCGCATCCCGACTGCCGTCGTCGACGTACAGCACGTGGCCCTGCACGCCTTTCAGCGCATCCAGCGCCGCCATCACGCGCGGGTGCAGCAGCGGCAGCGACTGCGCCTCGTTGTAGGCGGCCACCACCACCGTGACCTGCCAGGCGGAAGCGCCGCTCACGGCAACGCCTCCAGGTAGCTGTTGCCACCGATCTGCCGGACCTGCCGCTCGATCCGCGTCGCGCGCCGTTGCACGTAAGGCCCGGGGCGCTGCGCGCTGTACCGGCGCGGCGACGGCAACACGGCGGCCAGCCGTGCGCTCTGGTTGGCACTCAGGTTGGCTGCATCCTTGCCCCAGTAGCGCCGCGCGGCGGCCTGCCCACCATAGACGCCATCGCCGAACTCGGCGACGTTCGCATACACCTCCAGGATGCGCCGCTTCGGCCACAGCGTTTCGATCAGCAACGTGTACCAGGCCTCCAGTCCCTTGCGCGCCCATCGCGTGACGCGGTGGCTGCCCTGCCAGAGGAACAGGTTCTTCGCGACCTGCTGGCTGATGGTGCTGGCACCCCGCAGGCGCGTCACCGGCCGCCCGCGCTTCTCGGCACGCTCGACCATCTTGCGGTTGTGCACGCGCGCCTTCTCGATCGCCGCCAGGTCGAAGCCATGATGGGTCGCGAAGTTCTGGTCCTCCGCCGCCACCATCGACAGCGGCAGGCTGGGCGCCATCTCGTCGAGATCGCGCCAGTCATAGGCCACCCGGAAACCGAACTCGCCCTCGCCCCAGGCTTCGAACACGCGGGC includes the following:
- a CDS encoding glycosyltransferase family 2 protein, which codes for MSGASAWQVTVVVAAYNEAQSLPLLHPRVMAALDALKGVQGHVLYVDDGSRDATWTVMRTLAANDPRVSVLRLSRNFGKEAALTAGLDRVETGAAVILDADGQDPPELIGDFVREWQAGYDNVHGTRIARDGESWLKRATAHAFYRVIGRLSKTPIPADTGDFRLLSPRALAALRELRERHRFMKGLFGWVGFNQKALPYHREARVAGRSRFGFWKLWNFALEGITSFTTAPLRVATYIGVLTALLAFAFALYIVAKALLFGDPVAGWPTMMTVILFLGGTQLVALGLIGEYLGRLYEESKQRPLYLIDAWQPASAGVSLAGPDRPAPLPGDRHAHGSSVAGGQGP
- a CDS encoding phytase → MTLKSVLGALCVACLAACSTTPLHTSTPPAPAPKTAADAVVAEAWISDPVAGDELDSLVAWPTEDGQVWLIATAKATHRLALYDADSGQRLRTVGGPGSAVGQFNRPNGIAVFGDLLFVAERDNHRVQAFRLPEFAPLGAFGADVLRSPYGLWVHETAPGELELFVTDSYMADFRTMTLPPMAELDGRVKRFQVRVEDGGKLETRLLGQFGDTGPAGALRMVESIAGDPAHGRLLVAEEDRRVGSTLRDYRLATGTYNGHSLPVFDADAEGIALWSCSADGGYWVTVDQLTPTRFRLFERATLAPAGVFSGQVTANTDGETVYAMPTPRFPAGALFALHNDVALAAFDLRDIARALDLQGDCPR
- a CDS encoding AsmA family protein → MHDAPPSRRRFVLRPPSRTAAIALGVLGATIVVLAILFEWNWLRRPIERIVEWQTGRGFQIAGDLDVDLGRVTTVRADALTFGNAAWSKVPVMAAVDRAELSVEMFPLIFRRETRIPRIHLTRPQLRLERGPEGTGNWVFGDRTGERRTRYRDLRIDDGRLLFLDPARRTDLDIRLSTLRQATPEQPSAVELKGKGRWAGNALSLRGEVGSPLALRDTGRPYRIDLRATAGPTRAHARGTLTDPFRLRDFDLQLRLAGEDMEDLFPLIGIATPPTPPYRLDGRFRRDGDRWRYDGFTGVVGDSDLAGSASVTVGRARPLLNANLVSKRLDFDDLAGFVGAPPQTGGGEASNGEQRSEAAVLAADTRLLPDTPYNLTKLRAMDADVRWKAHRINAPGLPIEDMDAHLLLDAGLLRLEPLNFGVAKGDIRSQIRMDARSDTIRTQATIAARGLDLGDLFPQAELTQTAIGRIGGDIKVTGTGNSVAGILGTADGDIALGMGRGQISNLLMELAGLDIAEALKFLVTRDKTVPVRCAFGDFAVNDGVMQARALAFDTSDTIIVGTGRISLKDETLDLELRPRPKDRSILALRSPLVVDGTFKDPSFRPDFKRLGLRGAVAVALGSIAPPAALLATLEAGPGEDSACGGQYAK
- a CDS encoding M23 family metallopeptidase, with product MKARLLALACGIAVLVGSAGDADAARLYRWKDKQGYTQYGDQPPPPDQLAGSGVDVMRFRNPPSALVRLRLEKQGGRYEAWADNLMHGPVEVQLGFRRQRDVRSAPALPARAVVPARSSVRVADISVTDPLRGGDFELTLDGMPGDPASRPQDYEYRLPFDYGRVRVDQGPGGRFSHSDAQNLHAVDFAVPEGTRIVAAREGLVMQVESDFDKAGLNREKYGGRANFIRILHPDGSMALYAHLKAEGAQVRVGQYVSKGQYIGLSGNTGFSTAPHLHFVVQANRGMRLESVPFRMFGPLGQLQFPSSR
- a CDS encoding CBS domain-containing protein encodes the protein MRTVRQLLGGKAPEVFAVSPDASVLDAIKLMAEKGVGAVLAMQGPRLCGIVSERDYARKVVLQGRSSSNTPVRDIMTAKVVTVRPDDSVDHCMQVVTEHRIRHLPVAEGEAIVGVISIGDLVKAVIEDQQVQLDQLQRYIAS
- a CDS encoding peptide chain release factor 3, which encodes MSDPNSPVAPEAARRRTFAIISHPDAGKTTLTEKLLLFGGAIQMAGSVKGRKAARHATSDWMALEKERGISVTSSVMQFPYEGKIVNLLDTPGHADFGEDTYRVLTAVDSALMVIDVAKGVEERTIKLMEVCRLRDTPIMTFINKLDREGKDPIELLDEVESVLGIQCAPVTWPIGMGQRLKGVVHLITGEVHLYEPGRNFTRQDSTIFPSLDAPGLAEKIGAEMLAQLRDELELVQGASHPFDKQAYLDGRQTPVFFGSGVNNFGVQPLLDFFVEHAPSPQPRETTGREVQPDENKLTGFVFKIQANMDPQHRDRVAFMRVCSGRFEAGMKTFHVRSGKEMKLANALTFMASDREIAAEAYPGDVIGIHNHGTISIGDTFTEGEALSFTGIPNFAPELFRRARLRDPLKLKQLQKGLAQLSEEGATQFFRPLMSNDLILGAVGVLQFDVVAYRLKDEYGVDASFENVSVATARWIRCDNAKKLEEFRDKNAMNLALDAAGELVYLAPTRVNLQLAQERAPDVQFLATREHAHSVDLG
- the trhA gene encoding PAQR family membrane homeostasis protein TrhA; translated protein: MSTDPTPLRTLRARKRADHLIDLRDEIASALTHGLGAVLALAGGAVLITLAAIYGDGWQLGASIVFGVTLLLLYTASTLYHAIQHPVAKGRLKVFDHCAIYLLIAGTYTPFTLIGLRGPWGWGLFIAIWTLAFAGVVFKLFYTGRFKLLSTIIYIAMGWLVVVAIKPLLTSVDPVTLGWMLAGGLFYTLGTFFYHRESIRYSHAIWHLFVIGGSVCHFVAVTQQVLMPRLA
- the mtgA gene encoding monofunctional biosynthetic peptidoglycan transglycosylase, whose protein sequence is MSATVARVPRRRRWFRWLLALPFLFAAASILQVGVLRFVDPPFSAFMAARVFEAWGEGEFGFRVAYDWRDLDEMAPSLPLSMVAAEDQNFATHHGFDLAAIEKARVHNRKMVERAEKRGRPVTRLRGASTISQQVAKNLFLWQGSHRVTRWARKGLEAWYTLLIETLWPKRRILEVYANVAEFGDGVYGGQAAARRYWGKDAANLSANQSARLAAVLPSPRRYSAQRPGPYVQRRATRIERQVRQIGGNSYLEALP